A genomic segment from Stenotrophomonas maltophilia encodes:
- a CDS encoding universal stress protein has translation MLHPLRDIAVLFDASDTGDRVLNIAAHLAQAQQAHLVAVSAAQHPTDIANGFARGAGIAAALDHEARADAACTAQLMQNLRAASEPLQISTELRIVSDYLGGADLALQSLYCDLIVAGYPHTPGAPSGWHPLGTLRQTGVPMLLVPPHWQGEQVGRRIVVAWNASKQARRAVADALPLLARAQAVHLLMVDTPKAEATPGAEMAQHLARHGVEVEIQAISSTQGGVAATIRQHVLDAEADLLVLGPYSRSRVVERVLGGVTEDLLSEVPAPLFVSH, from the coding sequence ATGCTGCATCCGCTACGCGACATCGCTGTGCTGTTCGATGCCAGCGACACCGGGGACCGCGTCCTGAACATCGCCGCACATCTGGCGCAGGCCCAGCAGGCGCACCTGGTGGCGGTATCCGCCGCCCAGCACCCCACCGACATCGCCAACGGATTCGCCCGCGGCGCGGGCATTGCCGCGGCACTCGACCATGAAGCACGCGCCGACGCCGCCTGCACCGCGCAACTCATGCAGAACCTGCGCGCGGCCTCCGAGCCGCTGCAGATCAGCACCGAACTGCGCATCGTCTCGGACTATCTCGGCGGCGCCGATCTGGCCCTGCAATCGCTGTACTGCGACCTGATCGTCGCCGGCTATCCGCACACACCGGGCGCGCCCTCCGGCTGGCACCCGCTGGGCACGCTGCGCCAGACCGGCGTACCGATGCTGCTGGTGCCGCCGCACTGGCAGGGCGAACAGGTCGGCCGGCGCATCGTGGTGGCCTGGAATGCCAGCAAGCAGGCCCGTCGCGCCGTGGCCGACGCCCTGCCCCTGCTTGCGCGCGCACAGGCGGTGCACCTGCTGATGGTCGACACGCCCAAGGCCGAGGCTACCCCCGGTGCCGAGATGGCCCAGCACCTGGCCCGGCACGGTGTCGAGGTCGAGATCCAGGCGATCAGTTCCACACAGGGCGGTGTTGCCGCAACCATCCGCCAGCACGTCCTCGATGCCGAGGCCGATCTGCTGGTGCTGGGCCCCTACAGCCGCAGCCGGGTGGTCGAACGCGTGCTCGGCGGGGTCACCGAGGATCTGCTGTCCGAAGTTCCGGCACCACTGTTCGTGTCCCACTAG
- a CDS encoding TetR/AcrR family transcriptional regulator yields the protein MRPTAARTRRDLHHALAATLVSHPRCTLSELARGAGISRATLYRFAPTREAIDEALFAAGFERLEAAATWFDGDADAMQVLEQVTHALLADWELVTLVFARMMEEQQRQGDLHLLPERWAPIGGRFEVFFLRGQNAGVFNVGFSAVWLADFYWTCFYGITWSLARGRMAPAMAASTLLASFRHGAMKASAK from the coding sequence ATGCGACCCACCGCAGCCCGTACACGCCGCGACCTGCACCATGCCCTGGCGGCGACCCTGGTCAGCCATCCGCGCTGCACGCTCAGTGAGCTGGCTCGTGGCGCCGGCATCAGTCGCGCGACGCTGTACCGCTTCGCCCCCACGCGCGAAGCGATCGACGAGGCGTTGTTTGCTGCCGGTTTCGAGCGTCTGGAAGCTGCAGCCACGTGGTTCGACGGGGATGCCGATGCGATGCAGGTACTGGAACAGGTGACCCACGCCCTGCTGGCCGACTGGGAACTTGTAACGCTGGTGTTCGCGCGCATGATGGAAGAGCAGCAGCGGCAGGGGGACCTGCATCTGCTGCCCGAACGCTGGGCGCCGATCGGCGGGCGTTTCGAGGTGTTCTTCCTACGGGGACAGAATGCCGGCGTGTTCAACGTCGGATTCAGTGCGGTGTGGTTGGCCGACTTCTACTGGACCTGCTTCTACGGCATTACCTGGTCGTTGGCACGTGGCCGCATGGCGCCCGCGATGGCGGCATCAACACTGCTGGCGTCGTTCCGCCACGGTGCGATGAAGGCCTCGGCGAAATAG
- a CDS encoding response regulator: MTDEPIRVLMVEDQNDLREMIGLALRDFGIEVATTADAHEAAALLKGEARFDVVFSDISMPNGMSGIELSEHVAREQPQARMILSSGYARSQLPPLPEQVEFLPKPYRLRQLVELLKQA, encoded by the coding sequence ATGACCGATGAACCGATCCGCGTACTGATGGTGGAGGACCAGAACGATCTGCGCGAGATGATCGGCCTGGCCCTGCGCGATTTCGGCATCGAGGTGGCCACCACCGCCGATGCGCATGAAGCCGCTGCGTTGCTGAAGGGCGAGGCGCGCTTCGACGTGGTGTTCAGCGATATCAGCATGCCCAACGGCATGTCCGGGATCGAACTGAGCGAGCACGTCGCCCGCGAACAACCGCAGGCACGCATGATCCTGTCCTCCGGCTATGCACGCTCGCAGCTGCCGCCGCTGCCGGAGCAGGTGGAGTTCCTGCCCAAGCCCTATCGCCTGCGCCAGCTGGTCGAGTTGTTGAAGCAGGCCTGA
- a CDS encoding two-component system sensor histidine kinase NtrB, with amino-acid sequence MDAAASTTSVLTDPSRQLRLLIDSVRDHALYLLDPEGIVCSWNPGAQRIKGYAASEVIGTHFGRFYLPAEREAGEPQRLLKLAAQQGQYASEGWRIRRDGSTFRASIVIEPVVEDGELLGFVKITRDITEQWQAQRLLRDAQRALRNTQQFETVGRLSRGLSHEFNNLLTTIGNALDLLSLRVAGDARASELLDAAQTATDRGALLTRQLLAFSTGQTLIREPVDINRLLQQWLPDLQRACPAHVVLEASLAPGLPRVSTDAMQLQTALANLVANAAEATLEGGRILIGTSLEHRLDPDADTALQRGYVTLSVCDEGHGMAADIAERATEPFFTTKDIGKGSGLGLSQVFGFTTQSGGFVDVSTTPGVGTTVSLLLPAIEDPAHDR; translated from the coding sequence GTGGACGCTGCCGCTTCTACGACGTCCGTGCTGACGGACCCTTCCCGACAACTGCGACTGCTGATCGACAGCGTGCGCGACCATGCGCTGTACCTGCTTGATCCCGAAGGCATTGTCTGCAGCTGGAACCCCGGTGCGCAGCGGATCAAGGGCTACGCCGCCAGCGAGGTCATCGGCACCCATTTCGGCCGTTTCTACCTGCCCGCCGAGCGCGAGGCGGGTGAACCGCAGCGCCTGCTGAAGCTGGCCGCGCAGCAGGGCCAGTACGCCAGCGAAGGCTGGCGCATCCGCCGCGACGGCTCGACATTCCGCGCCAGCATCGTCATCGAACCGGTGGTCGAAGACGGCGAACTGCTCGGCTTCGTCAAGATCACCCGAGACATCACCGAGCAATGGCAGGCCCAGCGACTGCTGCGAGATGCCCAGCGTGCCCTGCGCAACACCCAGCAGTTCGAGACAGTCGGCCGCCTCAGCCGCGGCCTGTCGCACGAATTCAACAACCTGTTGACCACCATCGGCAATGCACTGGACCTGCTGTCGCTGCGCGTCGCCGGTGACGCACGCGCGTCTGAACTGCTCGATGCCGCTCAGACCGCCACCGATCGCGGTGCGCTGCTGACCCGGCAGCTGCTGGCATTCAGTACCGGCCAGACCCTGATCCGCGAGCCCGTGGATATCAATAGGCTGCTGCAGCAATGGTTGCCGGACCTGCAGCGCGCCTGCCCGGCCCACGTCGTGCTCGAGGCCAGCCTGGCACCCGGGCTGCCTCGGGTGAGCACCGATGCGATGCAGCTGCAGACCGCGCTGGCCAACCTGGTCGCCAATGCGGCCGAGGCCACGCTTGAGGGGGGCCGCATCCTGATCGGCACGTCTCTCGAGCACCGCCTCGACCCGGACGCGGACACCGCGTTGCAACGCGGCTATGTCACGCTGAGCGTCTGTGACGAAGGCCATGGCATGGCGGCCGACATCGCCGAGCGCGCGACCGAACCCTTCTTCACCACCAAGGACATCGGCAAGGGCAGCGGCCTGGGCCTGAGCCAGGTGTTCGGATTCACTACCCAGAGCGGCGGCTTCGTCGATGTGTCCACCACGCCCGGTGTCGGCACCACGGTCAGCCTGCTGCTCCCCGCAATAGAGGACCCTGCCCATGACCGATGA